The following is a genomic window from Miltoncostaea oceani.
CCGAGGAGCAGCTCGCCGACAACCTCGCCGCGACCGGTTGGGACCTCACCGACGCCGAGGCGGCCCGGCTCGAGGAGCTGTCGGCCCTCCGCCTCCCGTACCCGTACTGGCACCAGCTCCGCTACAACGCGGAGCGCCTCGACGAGCCGTGGATCGTGGAGCGGCGCGCCCGGGGCTGACGGGCGCGCGGTTTCGGGCCGGCCGCGGGCGGGCACGTCCACGGCCGACGCGGCGACGGAGGGGTGGACGGGTCATGGGTGTCACGGAGGCGCAGGGCCAGGCGGAGCGGGCGGCGGACAACCCGTGGGTCGAGCGGCTGTTCCGCGCCGGCCTCGTGGCGAAGGCGGTCCTCTACGCGGTCGTCGGCGTCCTGGCGCTCGGCGTCGCGATCGACGTGGGCGGGCGGACGACGGACACCGGCGGCGCGCTGCAGACGCTCGCGGACCAGCCGTTCGGGCGCGTCCTGATGGTGCTGCTCGCGATCGGCCTGCTGGGGTACGCGGCGTGGCGGATCGCCCAGGCCGTCCTCGACACCGACGACGAGGGCGACGGCGCGAAGGCCGTCGTCACGCGGATCGGCGCCGCCGCCAGCGCCCTCATCCACCTGGGGCTGATGGTCCTCGCGATCCGGCTCGTCGCCGACTCCGGTTCGGGGTCCGGCGGCGCCGGGGGGTCCGGCAGCCGCGCGGACCAGGAGTCGCAGGCCACCGCCGGCGTCTTCGACTGGCCGGCGGGGCGCTGGATCGTGCTGGTCGCCGCCGCCGTCGTGATCGGGGTCGGCGCCTACAACGTGTACGAGGGGATCAGCCGGGGCTTCATGGACAAGATGCGCGTGGCCGGCTCCCGGCGGCGCCTCGTGGAGCGCCTCGGCGTCGTCGGCTACGTCGCCCGCGGCGTGGTGTTCGGCATCGCGGGCGTCTTCCTCGCGAAGGCCGCGATCGAGTACGACGCGAAGGAGGCCGTCGGCATCGACGGCGCCCTCGCCGAGCTCGCCGACCGGTCCTTCGGCCCGGTGCTGCTCGGGATCGTCGCGGCCGGCCTCATCGCGTACGCCCTCACCTGCCTCGCCTGGGCGCGGTACCGCGAGTTCTAGTGTCCCGATGCAGCAGTTCGGTGGCGCTTCCCGGCTGCATCGCGGCGCGATGCTGCGTCCTCGGCAGACCCGGTATGCCCGATACCGGGCCTGACCTGCGTCCTTGCCTCGCTTGCGATTCGCTCGGGAACCGCATACGAACTCCTGAATCGGGTCACTAGCCCCCGTCGGGGCCGGGCGCCCCGGCGCGCGTGGACAGGAAGATGCGGAGTTCCTCCTTCGCGCCCCCGCAGACCGGGTGGCCGTGGGCGAGGAGCAGGTGGTCGAAGTCGAGGTCGAGCAGGCGGGTGTACGCCGCCGTGAGGGCCGCGCGTGTGCGGTCCGGGTCGTGCATCAGGTCGTCCGGGACGTAGCCGAGCGGCGCGTCGGCCGGCATCCGCACGAGGCCGTCGGCGACCGCGATCGCCCGGTGGGCGGGTGCGAACAGCGCCGTCTCGTCGGCGCAGATGCCGCCGACCTCGACCGCCGTCACCCCACCCGGCAGGTCGTCGCCGGCGGAGAAGAACTCGACGGGCTCGCCCGCGGTGAACTCCTGCGCCCCGAGGCGGTTGACCAGCACCCGGGTGCCGAAACGCTCGGCGAACAGGCCGGCGTCGCGGTAGTGGTGCCGGTTCGTGAGGAGCGCGGCCACCGGCGCGCCGGACCCCTCGAACCAGTCGAGGCCCTCGGCGGGGACGCGGGGGTCGATGAGCACCCGCTCCTCCACGAGGTAGTAGGAGCTGAGCTCGATGCCCCACTTCGGATGGAGGGCGGTCCACCACATGACGCCGGGGAGGATGGTCTGCATGGGCCCATCCTCTCACCGCGCCCCGACGGCGGCCCGGCGGGGTGGTGACGCACCTCCGGGGCCCCCGCGCTTCACGCGGGCCGCGCGGAGGGCGATGATGGGGGGATGCCGGTGACCACGTGAGACGACGCCCCCTCGAGCCGATCGAGGTGGCCTGCCCGACCTGCGGGCTGATCGCCGAGCTGTTCCGCCCCGTCGGCACCCGCCGCCCCAAGCTGTGCCGCTGCCCCGCCCCGGAGCGCGTCGCCAAGGCGACCCGGCCGCGGGTCTGCATCAGCTGCCCCACCATCCTCAACCGCTACAACGCCGGCGTCGAGTGCGGCGCCTGCGCCCGCGCCCGGGCCGCCGGGAGGCCCCGGAGCTGACGGCTCGGTCCCCGCGGGTCAGGGCCCCGCGGCGACCCCCGCCACCCGCGCCCCGACCGCCCGGGCACGCGGAAGGGAGACACCCCGGTCGTCGTAGGTGAGGAGCACCGCGATCACCGGCCCGCGCGGCGTGTAGGCGATCCCCGCGCCGTGGCGTGCCGCCCGGACCCACCCGTTCTTCTGGGCGACCGGCGTCCCCGCCGGGAGCCCGGCGGCGAGGAGGCTCGCGTTGTCGCCGCGCTGCTCCGACCCGAGCAGCCAGCCGATCCCGAGCCGCGCGGCGTGCGCCGTCAGCCCCGTCTGCGCACGGGCGCCGGGCGCGCCGACCGCGGCGGCGTGGAGCGCGAACAGCATCCGTCCCAGGTCCTGGGCGGTCGTCACCCGCCGGGACACCCGCGGCGGCGCCGCCCCCGCACCCGGCGCGGGCAGGGCCGGCTGCAGCTCGGTGCCGACGATGTACTCGCCCGGGAACGTGCTCGACCGGGCCCCGAGGCGGCGGAGGCCGTCCGCCGCCGTCGCCGCGCCACCGAGCCGGCGCAGCACCCGGTTCGTCGCGAGGTTGCTCGACCAGCCCGCCATCGCCCGCAGGTCGTACGCGAGGGGTGCGCGCTCGGGCGCGGCGCCGAGGCGGGCCAGGGCGCCGACCAGCAGGCCGATCTTCACCGTCGAGGCGGCGGGGAACGGCGCGCCCGCCGCGACGCCCGCCGTGGCGCCCGTCGCGAGGTCCTGCACCCAGGCGGCGCGGTACGCCGG
Proteins encoded in this region:
- a CDS encoding serine hydrolase; amino-acid sequence: MARAASTLQPAAELAALRAADPDGWQAAYDAARDLQEALRAAGPVSARCRPLQVALARYAAGRVRQMEGIDRPSAGDVAAGRRAAEAARAPVRAGAARGLCRGPGGRAAAAPAAMSPSDGEAFLGVVVARAPAGADAARLTVDGRPAGEVAVRGGRARFTVSASPGRHALRVDFTRAGAPAGSSRAAGAWLLPRSAAAAVPGDRVDPARAAALTRALSGAPAYRAAWVQDLATGATAGVAAGAPFPAASTVKIGLLVGALARLGAAPERAPLAYDLRAMAGWSSNLATNRVLRRLGGAATAADGLRRLGARSSTFPGEYIVGTELQPALPAPGAGAAPPRVSRRVTTAQDLGRMLFALHAAAVGAPGARAQTGLTAHAARLGIGWLLGSEQRGDNASLLAAGLPAGTPVAQKNGWVRAARHGAGIAYTPRGPVIAVLLTYDDRGVSLPRARAVGARVAGVAAGP
- a CDS encoding DUF1206 domain-containing protein, translating into MGVTEAQGQAERAADNPWVERLFRAGLVAKAVLYAVVGVLALGVAIDVGGRTTDTGGALQTLADQPFGRVLMVLLAIGLLGYAAWRIAQAVLDTDDEGDGAKAVVTRIGAAASALIHLGLMVLAIRLVADSGSGSGGAGGSGSRADQESQATAGVFDWPAGRWIVLVAAAVVIGVGAYNVYEGISRGFMDKMRVAGSRRRLVERLGVVGYVARGVVFGIAGVFLAKAAIEYDAKEAVGIDGALAELADRSFGPVLLGIVAAGLIAYALTCLAWARYREF